The nucleotide window CTCATTTTCGTCTCCTTTTATGCAGTAAACCatgtgtgactatgtgtgtgttactAGTCATAAACCTGCCAAGCTTGACCTTTAACCAGTATGAGACAGTGGCCAGTAGCATTGGAAAATAACACAATGAGATGCAACAGGTTAGTGGACATCTTTATTCTCCCGTGAATCGGCTTCTTTGTTATTCTACAAACAGTGTGAAAGTTTACAGTTTCAGCTCATAGACCGGCTCATTTCGCAATCACCCACTTTCATAACTGAATACAAAATTcataacaatgaaatacaattgACCTCGCCAGCAGCGGAAACAAAAATATGAGAACTAAAACTCGTAACCACAACACGTACGCCTCTCTCTACATCAGTGGTCCTCAAAACCTTTTATACAATCATTATGATAGATGTTATAAAATGTAACAAAATACAGTACTGTAGGCCTGTGGCCGTATTCAGCTATGCACTGCTCACGCAGGAGGCACATGTAACAAATGTATACCAACAACCTTTTTAGAAAAGGtcaaattattataaaaaaattataagacTAAGGAGAAGGCTGCGTCTTCTGTGTTAAGATGACGTTTGAGACGCGAtggtctctttttttttttttaccagtttgagaaccactgctctacaTGTTATATTTCTACGTCGTTGTCCCAGCCTTCCCCGTTGGCGTGAGCTACTTTGACATGAACTCCGTTTCCATTGGTGGCATGCAGGGCCTTCCCCTTATGGAAGGCGGCTGCTTTGGTCCCATTGGCCAAGCCTTTGGTGAGTTGAGGAAGGAACCCTGTCTGCAGCTTGTACTCCAGCTGCATGTTGCTCTGAGGGGGGAGGCCCAGGCAggctctgaaacacacacacacacacacacacacacacacacacacacacacacacacacacacacacacacacacacacacacacacacacacacacacacacacacatacacacacacacagtgaataaACTCGCAGTCGTGATGCATGGCACCAGCCTCCCAAATCCGTGACAACATTTTTCTCTCTAGCCTCTTTGTACGGGCATGTCGGGTCACCACTGTCCTAAGGTCATGCAACTAGTAGAAAGGTCGGGAGCCAGTAAAGGTCATAGGTCAACATCCTGAGCTAAGACATGTCCCCTGAATTAGAAATGTACGCGTAGTTGATTCggtgttttttgtgttgtttttacaACTGTAGGGTTACGATAGAAGCGTAAGAACCAAAGCAATTCCCGCGAGCGTGAGCCTGCAGTGAGAAGTGTACAGAGCAGACGACAACAATGGATTCATTGAGATCCCTTTTAAATGAGATCCTCCGGAGGATCCCACATGCGGTGGATCCCCGTTGTGATCCCGTCGTGTGCCCCACCTCATGATGTTCTCGATGGCGGCACGCTGGCGGAAGAAGGCGTTGACCAGCGGGGCCCCTGGGGGCATCAGGGGGGCCTTGCAGAAGAAGGACAGCAGGGCCAGCACGCTGTGGAAGGACTGGAAGTCCTGCTCCCCCGGCGCTCGAACCCGCACCCTCTGGCACAGCTCCGTCATCATTACCAGGTCCAGGATGATGGGGCTGGCCAGCAGggagtcctgggggggggggggggtaaagagagagagagagagagagagagagagagattgattgaGCTTGATTGAGCTGAGCCTGGATGGGTGGGCCGGGGCAGGGTCTTATGATGGATGGGGTTGACTCATTTTATGGTCAGCTTGGGGTGGGGTCCATTGATTGGCTCATTGTATGGTCAGTTTAGGACAGGGTCCTATAGGATTGGCTCATGGTGTGGTCAGTTTAGGGCGGGGTCCAATATGATTGGCTCATTGTATGGTCAGTTTAGGACAGGGTCCTATAGGATTGGCTCATGGTGTGGTCAGTTTAGGGCGGGGTCCAATATGATTGGCTCATTGTATGGTCAGTTTAGGACAGGGTCCTATAGGATTGGCTCATGGTATGGTCAGTTTAGGGCAGGGTAAACCACTTGGCAGACATCCTACCAGTATACTGACCTCACAGGTGTTGTGGAGTGCGATGGTGTTGTGGCCTCCCATCATGATCTCTGAGCTGTATTCATCCATGGCCCGTTTACTGTCTCCGACGTAGGGAACGTACTTAATCACCACCTGGAGCAACACAGAACCACACGTCCTATAACCcaggctgaacacacacatcacacacagacagccactttcacacacacacacacacacacacacacacacacacacacacacacacacacacacacacacacacacacacacacacacacacacacacacacacacacacacacacacaaactcacaccctcactcacccccacagaccaagacacacacacacacacaccaactcacacaaaagcacacacacacacccactcataaagacgcacacacagacacactcacacagacacacacccatttatgttatatttatttacacaaaaaaacaagcaacCCAGGGGTCAAGGAGGACTAACAGTGGCGCCAAAGTaaacaaaatgaaataataacccacccccccccccccttgacagGTGCTAAGCACCCAAAAATACAGCGGGTGGTGCACACTCTAATCTAGGGTTGCAACAACAGGTGAACCTACGTGATGCAAGATGTAGAACCCAGGTTATCCTACTGTCCTCACTTGCTCCCCAAAAACCTCCGCCACAGACACACCTAAGTGGCACACCCAGAACAGACATACCGACGTACAGACACACCCagccagacacacccacacacagacacatccactcactcaaacgcacacacacacacacccacttacacagacacacacacacagatacacccactcacacacacacacacacacacacacacacacacacacacacacacacacacacacacacacacacacaaccactcacacacccacacggggCCCACTCACACAGTGGTCGGGCTTCTCCCCGGGCCCGAACAGGATGGGGTTGGACTGGACCATGTCGTCCACCACGTTGCTCTTGGAGATCTCCTTGGAGCGGAACTGCTGCGGCGCCGACAGGTTCATGCCGTCGTTGTTGCCAAGGTGATTGTAACTGACGATGCAGGTGGGCTGTCATGGGAGGAGATACGGTTAGCCCGGGCAGATGGTGGGACACtttgtgagggggtgagggggcatCTGGCTCTGTGGGGAGTGTGGACCATAGGGATGGAATACAGAATTGATATACCCCGCTCCTTCATTCCTCCCCTTCCCACCTTGCTTCCTTTCCTTCTTACCTTGATGCCTTCATTACATGACTGAATATTttttcctccccttctccccttgaTGCCTTCATTCCATGACTacatcttccttccttcctccccttctcttcttGATGCCTTCATTCCATGACTacatcttccttccttcctcctcacctTGATACCGGCGCTAACCAGGAAGTCCACAAGCACCGACTTGATCTTCGTCTGTCCCGACTTGAAGTCGTCCCCGCCGATGAAGACCCCTTTCTGCACCGCCAGCTCCACTGCCCCGGGGACGAAGGTGTTCTGGGGGGCGCCGTTGATGTAGGCGCAGCCCTCCAGGATGCTGGCCACTGCGAACAGCGTGGAGGGGGACACCTCCCCGCCTCGCTGGGGGGCGGAGAGCAGACTTTAAGACAGTGTTTGacatgtggaggggggggggacacctcCCGCAGACATGGGGAGCCAAGACCAGAGCTTAATGCAGTGTATGATATCAGGTTTGGGGACAACTCCCCGTACCACCGTGGAACAGAGACCCGACGAGCTGAGTGTCTGTGGTGCCATTGGCCAGGGTTACCCCTGGGATTTATCCTTCAGACCTTCAGTGTCACTCCACCGGGGCGATCTGCTGGTGGATGAACCCCCGGTCGGACTCACCTGAATGGTGGCCAGCAGGTTCTCTGCCGTGTCGTTCACGCCGGGGGTGAGGTCACAGAAGCGCTCCGTGTTGGCGGTCCACAGCACAATCACCTTGTCCACGCCGCTGGACTGCCAGAAGTCCCTGATGTCGGCCCGGATCTGCTCCACCTGGACAGTAAGGGCTCCTTCAGTAAGCTGCTCCTCTACCAACAACACGGCATGAACACAGTGAGGGAAAGACTATCTGGCACATCGTAGCTACACGGTTAAAATTTTAAgattttgtgcgtgcgtgcgtgtgtgcgtgagtgcatgttTGCGGGTCTGAGGTCGTAGCATAAGCTCAATGATTGGCATGTGATGTCACCGTTATATAGAAGTGAGATCCTTCAGCTACCATCCACTTAGAAGGCGTCCGATGTTTATCGTCCGAGTGTGGGGGTACTGATGCTTAGATTGATTTCGGACATTCCAGCAGAAACCTCCGCTGCTTGAGCCTGAGAAATGCTTAGAAATGAAGCTTGCGTGGACGCACTGATGCTGCGACCAATAGAAGAGCTCACCTCCTGGGAGCTACCTGAGTCAGTTAGCATCACACTGGTGAGAGATCTAGTTAATGGGTGGTCCATGCGGTAGCGGCGCTACGGCCCAGACGGGTCACTGTGGGAATGTGTTGGTTGGTTAAAGTTCCTGATGGTGGTTGGCTGAGGGAACATCTCGAAGAGACCAACGTTACCTGTTCTGCGATGGTGCCTGACAGGACGTTGTCAGCTCTGCTCTCCTGGTTTGCAGCAATGAATTCTGGGATGAAGATGGAGGGGCGGGGTTTCAGGCTGCTCATGTGGGGGCGGAGCTCCTCCTGCAGTGACCAATCAAGGACTTGGGCTCGTTCCATTGCCCGCCCTAAATCCATTGATGAAATGTCCCAgcctgaccaacacacacacacacacacacacgcaaacagattAACAAAGGGAATGCTGGCCTGGTTGTATTAAATACGGATCTCTTTGAGTCTCAGTGCGGAGTACTGGGTCTGATGACTGTTGCCTGAACAATGCTTCTATCTATCTTCAGATCCGTCCCCTGTGTAACATCTGAAACAATCTTCAGTGATCTGATCTCATCCAGTGTAGTGCCACGTTGgaattcaggagagagagagtctgcgTCCCAACAACAGAAGGCTCTCCAGCCGTCTCCGCCTAGGTGAGGGTCCTAACTGcctggggtcaagggtcaaccCTCTTACCTGTCCTTAtctatccctgtctctctcgctctacttctgtctccctgtctctatctccccccctatcgctcggtctctctccctgtctgcgtctctctctctctctccttctgtctctctctctggaggggggagggcagagATTGGACGGTGTAGGATCAGGCATACCATCAAAGATGATATCATCAGGGTGCACCATGGGTAAAAGGTCACGGAACGGCACGTGGACCTCCCCTTCGGGCGCCATTCCTAAGCTCACGGTGGACGACTGGAAGAGTGAGCCGAAGTAGTTGGCCCTCTGGGGAGGCAAAGAAATTCCGTCGTTAGACAATTTCTTCATTTCGTCCATGTTTGTTTATCTTGATTTTACTATTTTCTTTTATATATTACATCACATATAATCATTTACTATGCATATTTTTTGCCATCTATTTTTTAAAGCTCCATCCTATTGTCAGATGCATTTGTTGACTTGTAGGACTTTCGGCATTGCACATTACACAGAAAAATAGCCAATTAAGCGACTCATTTCACTTGACCAATTGAATGATTGAATGACAATTGATGTGTTTGAATGACAGGGGAGCATGCATTGTATCATATGTTTATTTAGATTtgggtatttttttttcatttcaattGATGGTTCAAAATTAAAATTATGTCCTGATTCATATCTCATTGTATTTACTGGGTTGTTTCTGTTAcgtaaaacaaaacatgaacaAGAAGAGACCAACTGCCAGAAGGAATGCCCATATAAGGTATGATGCTCTCTGTAAGAACTAGAGTTAAGAACTCAATGGTCTGCTAGATCTGTGATCCATCTCTGTATGAACTAGAGTTAAGAACTTAAGGGTCTACTAGATCTGTCAGCACATGAAGCTCTTAATGAGGGGTCTTCTGTGCTGATCCGAGGAGGGGAGAGTATATTTAGTAGGAATGAAGAGGCTgagcgagcgtgcgtgtgtgtgtaagagagatagagactaggggccctattttaacagtctgaaatGC belongs to Gadus chalcogrammus isolate NIFS_2021 chromosome 5, NIFS_Gcha_1.0, whole genome shotgun sequence and includes:
- the LOC130382619 gene encoding inositol-3-phosphate synthase 1-B-like yields the protein MPGIITIDSPNVKYSDTHIESQYSYQTTAVRREGSTITVSPGTHEMTFRTERTVPRVGVMLVGWGGNNGSTVTAAVLANRMGLSWTTKTGEKRANYFGSLFQSSTVSLGMAPEGEVHVPFRDLLPMVHPDDIIFDGWDISSMDLGRAMERAQVLDWSLQEELRPHMSSLKPRPSIFIPEFIAANQESRADNVLSGTIAEQVEQIRADIRDFWQSSGVDKVIVLWTANTERFCDLTPGVNDTAENLLATIQRGGEVSPSTLFAVASILEGCAYINGAPQNTFVPGAVELAVQKGVFIGGDDFKSGQTKIKSVLVDFLVSAGIKPTCIVSYNHLGNNDGMNLSAPQQFRSKEISKSNVVDDMVQSNPILFGPGEKPDHCVVIKYVPYVGDSKRAMDEYSSEIMMGGHNTIALHNTCEDSLLASPIILDLVMMTELCQRVRVRAPGEQDFQSFHSVLALLSFFCKAPLMPPGAPLVNAFFRQRAAIENIMRACLGLPPQSNMQLEYKLQTGFLPQLTKGLANGTKAAAFHKGKALHATNGNGVHVKVAHANGEGWDNDVEI